From a region of the Corvus moneduloides isolate bCorMon1 chromosome 27, bCorMon1.pri, whole genome shotgun sequence genome:
- the LOC116435480 gene encoding vasopressin V2 receptor-like, which translates to METPPGHTPGPSLLMAEVGSLRWPWGDTLVLGALRDPPGASRTPTSPPFSPQTAPPPLGTPSPPRDAALAMAEVGVLALLLVLALGGNVLVLVALRAPRRDPRGPGAPPARPARPLRRYLRHLSLADLAAAAGQVLPQLLWDLTDRFRGPDALCRLTKYLQGVAMFASAYVAVAMAWDRRRAICRPLGTGLRAGGARWDALATAWALALLFGLPQVGIFGQREVAPGESDCWATFVQPWGARAYVTWVALAVLVAPAVLLGVLQVAVTRALRGTRGVPGGPGGLGRARAKSHRMAVVVLGVFVLCWTPFFCAQLWAVWDPRAPREGPAFTILMLLASLTSCTNPWISATFSTSLARAMARVLCPCRHPRGHTG; encoded by the exons ATGGAG ACGCCCCCCGGGCACACCCCCGGCCCCTCGCTGCTCATGGCCGAGGTGGGGTCCCTGCGCTGGCCTTGGGGGGACACCCTGGTGCTGGGGGCCCTCAGGGACCCCCCTGGTGCCTCCCGG acccccacttctccccccttctccccacagACCGCCCCGCCGCCCCTGGGCACCCCCTCGCCGCCCCGGGACGCGGCGCTGGCCATGGCCGAGGTCGGGGTCCTGGCGCTGCTGCTCGTGCTGGCCCTGGGGGGCAACGTCCTGGTGCTGGTGGCGCTGAGGGCCCCGCGCCGGgacccccgcggccccggggcgcCCCCGGCGCGGCCCGCGCGGCCCCTGCGGCGCTACCTGCGGCACCTGAGCCTGGCCGACCTGGCGGCCGCGGCCGGGCAGGTGCTGccgcagctgctctgggaccTCACGGACCGGTTCCGCGGACCCGACGCCCTTTGCCGCCTCACCAAGTACCTGCAGGGCGTCGCCATGTTCGCCTCCGCCTACGTGGCCGTTGCCATGGCCTGGGACCGCCGCCGCGCCATTTGCCGCCCGCTGGGCACGGGGCTGAGGGCCGGGGGCGC GCGCTGGGATGCGCTGGCCACGGCCTGGGCGCTGGCGCTGCTCTTTGGGCTGCCCCAGGTTGGCATCTTCGGGCAGCGTGAGGTGGCCCCAGGCGAGAGCGACTGCTGGGCCACCtttgtccagccctggggtgcccGTGCCTACGTCACCTGGGTGGCCCTGGCCGTGCTGGTGGCCCCTGCGGTGCtgctgggggtgctgcaggTGGCGGTGACGCGCGCACtgagggggacacggggggtcccggggggtcccggggggctgGGACGGGCCCGGGCCAAGAGCCACCGCATGGCCGTGGTGGTCCTGGGCGTGTTCGTGCTGTGCTGGACCCCCTTCTTCTGCgcccagctctgggcagtgTGGGACCCCCGTGCCCCCCGAGAAG gcCCTGCATTCACCATCCTGATGCTCCTGGCCAGCCTGACCAGCTGCACCAACCCCTGGATCTCGGCCACCTTCAGCACCAGCCTGGCCCGGGCCATGGCCCGTGTCCTGTGTCCCTGCCGTCACCCCCGGGGGCACACGGGGTGA